CATCCGGGCTTCCGTCCGCTGCCAGCACTCCCCGGTTGAACAGCAGAATCCGGTCCGCGATATCCTCCGCCTCCTGCAGATAATGGGTGCTGAACAGAATCGTCTTGCCCTGATCGGCCAGTCCCCGCACCCTCTCCCAGAAATGCCGCCGCGCTGTCGTATCCAGCCCCACCGTAGGCTCGTCAAAAAACAGCAGATCCGGGTTGCCCGCCAGCGCCAGCGCGAAGCTGAGACTGCGCTTTTGCCCGCCGGAGAGCTTCTCCGCATAGCGGTTCAGATCCGTCTCCCCCAGCCCCGTCGCCTGAAGCAGCACCTCCATCTCCATCGGCTGCGGATAATAGCTGCGGATCAGGGCCAAAAGCTCCCGGACCTTCAGCCGGTCCATGACGCTGACCTCCTGGAGCATGGCTCCGGTCCGCTGCTTCACCCTGACATCTGCCGGCTTAAGACCGAACACCGTCACGCTGCCCTCCGAGGGCTCAAGCAAGCCCAGAAGCATCGCCAGTGTAGTGGTTTTGCCGGCCCCGTTCGGGCCAAGCACCGCTGTGATCGAGCCGCGACTAATCGTAAAACTCACCTGCTTTACCGCTTGCTTCTCCTGGAAGCTGCGGCTGACATTGTTCACTTCAATGACGTGTTCCATCGTGTATCCCTCCGTGTCCTTCTGCCCTCTTGGCTATATTGCTATCGTACCGGAGACCGGAGAGAAGCATCAGTATGGACTGTCACCGATTCAAAGTGACAACTGTCACCCGGCAACAAGTGGAAACGGCTTTACCGTCCTTTTAAAGACGGTACCGTTTCAGCGAGAAATAGAAGGATAATTTATCATGTGAAACATATAAGTTCTTATATTTAAATAAAGCGCTCCTGTCCACGATTCCGTTATCGTAGCAGGAGCGCCTCCGTGTTCATATTACTCAAACCTCAATTGTCCAATCGCCTGTTCCAGCATGTCGTTCAGCGTCTGACCTCCGGGAGGGGCGCTTACCCAATGGAAAACCGCTGTACGTATCGCTGCCATGAGCAGCGCGGCCAATAAGTCCGGATACAGGTCGAGCTTCACATCCTTGTGTGTACGTTCCGATATCACCTTGGCGAGCTCCCGCTCAATCTCGATCTCCACCTTCCGTGTCGCGCCGAACAATGCCGGATCATCACGAAGAAGGACTATGCGTGCATACCACTGACGGTCTGTAGTCTCAGCGAATCCTTCAAGTACAGCGGTGCGGATGGAGTCCTGAAGCGGTTCATCTGAAGGGCGGCCGGCAAGGGTAACCGCTATACGCTCGGAACGCTGATATGCATTGCCAACCATTGCGGCTTCTTTGGAAGCAAAATAGTTGTTGAATGTCCGCAGGGAGACATTCGCGGCTGCGGCAATATCCTCCACGCGAACCTGGCTGGCCCCTTTCTCCATGGCAAGTCTGCAGGCTACATCACTTAGCGTCCGCCTGGTCTCTTCCTTTTTGCGTTCTCTTAATCCCTGTTTTTCAGTCGTCATGTCCGTCTATGTCTCCATTCCTGTATGTAGTCAATTCTGTATGTAATCAAAGGCCTGCGGTGCTGAAAATTTCAGCACTACAGACCCTAGTATCATCTTGCGGAATTGTTTACTGCGCCACTGGAAGCTGAATGTTATAATCCAGTACCTCGTCCAGCCAGTCAAACATCACCTGGTAGCTGAGCGGCAGATTGTTCAACTGACAGTGCAGGTCGGCACCATCCTCTTCCGTCCCCTTGAAGATCGCATTCTTCTTGTTCGGAGCCTTCTCATAAGTGTCTATCGCCTGCCGCTGCATCTCAGGATGCTCTGCTTCAGAATACATGGAGAGCAGGGGACATTTGACGTCCTTCGGGTCCACTTCGATGGCTTCCCTGGCTACATGATACCACTCGGCAATACTGTCGAAGCCGTGCGACCAAGCCGATCCGGCGAAGAGGACCTGGCCGGTGTATGGCATTTTCTTAGTCTGCTCCGCCGCTTCTTCTGCACTGCCCCGGAGAAACGAAGGCATGCCGCGTTCAATGAAGGACGCCATGGAGTACACCGGTGAGTTGGGCACAGCCGCTGCGAAACGGTCGTCACAGCTGGCATGCACCATCGTCTTGGCCCCGCCATAGCTCATGCCGCTGACCACCAGCCGCTCAGGGTCCACATCCGGACGGGCCAGAACGAAATCCGTGGTGGTTCTGTAGACATTATGCAGCTCCTCACGCGGGAAGTTCCGGGCTGTCGCCTCCGGCTCATAGAATCTGACGCATACATCATACGGAAGATCTACGATCAGCGCGTTATATCCCCGGTCAATAGCCGCTTGCCCTCCGAGAAAATAGGTATCTTCCTTGTGCGTTTCCCCGCCGTTATGGAAAATAATCGTTGGCTTAGGCGCATTCCCGTGCTCCGCCTTCAGGAAGCAGCCCGGGAACTTATACCCCTTGTATTCCACCTCGACCCACTCATGGGGAATCTGCTCAGACTTCGCATCAAGCGCCTTGCGGAAGCATTCCACACTTTTGCCGTGATACCGCGCGAAATCCGGTTCATCCGGAAAAGCCCCGTAAAAGGCTGCCCGGTAATACGAGTGGGCACGGATAAATGCCTCACTGGCGCTGATCAGATGGCCCTTCTTCAGGCAGTTCTCTGCCGTAGCTTCGATCTTAACGGCTTCCTTCTCGAATTCAGTCTTCCAGCTGGTCAAAGAGCTGGGATCGATGTTCCGTGCAAGCTTGAATACTTCACCCTGTGACACGCCGCCGCAGTGTACGAACGAGAGCAGCCACTGGAACGTAAATTCAATATCATCGCGTTCGAAGAATACCTTGTGCGTCAAACGTGCAGCCACCTTTGTCTCTTGCCCGTCTACCTGTACCATACCATTCTCCTCCTTCTCGCATCTATGATTTCAAGATCATACGCAACAAAGCAGCCGCTAAGCTGAAGAGGGAATTTGGCTACGGCGCGATTCCGGGCCCGGGTGTTGGCGTCCAGCGAAATCCAACCTCTGACCAGATTTTAGCACTTTCCACATTTTTGCGCAACACGCAAAATTTCTTTTAATGCAATTTTGCAGTTAATGCAAAATAATTAAAAAGAAGATTACCCTCCCCTCGCTTCGGCTTACTCACCTTCACTCGAACCCATTGTATGTTGTTTTCGACATCCATTCACCCCGATCACCCTTGCAGTTGCATATTGTATGTCGTTTTCAGCACACATTCGTCCCGATACCCCGCAGTTGCACATCATGGTGACGTTCTGCCTATCTCCGGCCAATTTTGATGGTTTTCACTCTCTGCCTCAGCTTGTATGGAGCAACATTGTTGCAGTTTTTGCAGGATTTCTCAAGACATGTTACTGGCTGCGGTGCAATGTTGCATGATTTACAGGAATTTTGGCGTTTTGAGCAAGTTAGTGCTGGCTTTGTTGCATTTCGTGCAGGATTTCTGCATTGGCCGCTTCTATTACCCAGCATTGTTGCACTTTTGGCAGGATTTCTCTAAATATGTTACTGGCTGTTGAGTATTGGGGCCTGCGCACATTCGCACCAGACCATTATGTTCGATTTTCCGCGTACATTCGCCCCGCGCCCCTCCAATCCAAAAAAAGCCTCCCCCGCGACCACGGGGAAGGCTCACCAAATCGCTACCGCTGCATGAATCCCTTGCTAAGCAGGAATTCCTTCATGTGCAGCCGGGCAGGCTGAGCCAGCCGGCCGGCCATCATCTCCGACCAGGAGGCTGCGCTCTGGCCGCCGGTACGCTCGCGCATATAGTCGCTGGAGATGGCGTCGTATACGCGGGCCTGTTCCACTGCGGCTTCGGCATTGTAGCCGTTATGATGCAGCACTGCCGCCTGCGGCAGGCGCGGGCGGATACCGTTCACGGCGGCCGGATACCCGAGGCACATGCCGAAGACCGGGTAGACCAGCTCGGGCAGGCCGAGCAGCTCAGATACAGCGGCGATCTCATTGCGGATACCGCCGATGTAGACAATGCCAAGGCCGAGCGATTCTGCGGCAACGGCAGCATTCTGCGCCGCGAGCGCCACATCGACAGTCGCTACAATCAGGTTCTCGGCCGTGTCCTCATAGGACGGCTTCCCCTGCAAATGCGGAGCAGACGCCTCCCGCAGCCGGTACAGATCCGCACACCAGACCAGAAAGACCGGGCACTGCTCGATGTACGCCTGATTGCCGGATAAGGCAGATAACTGGGCTTTCAGTGCTGGCTCCGTTATAGCAATAACTGTGTACGCCTGGACATTGCTGGAGGTCGAAGCCATCTGTCCCGCTCCAATCACTGCTGCCAGCAGCTCGTCACTGACCGGCTTGTCCTGGTACTGGCGGACAGAGGTATGACGGTTCAAGAGCTCAAGGGTTTCATTCGTCGGTTTCATTATCGTTCCGCCTTTCTTCACTCCTATATAAGCCTATTATGATCCCATTTCACGGCTCAGACAACAAGGGGGGGGCCTTCCAGCCTCTTCCTCCCTCTTCCGCCTCTACGGCCTTTACCACCCGCTCCCCCGCTTTACCTCCTGGACAATCGCCAGGATTCCCTCATCAATCTGCGTAAGCCCCGCCCGGGAAATACTGATGCGCAGGAATTTCTCCCGGGTCTGGTAACCCGGCAGATAGAAGCCGTTCCCCGGCACCACGCGGATTTTCCGCCCGGCCAGGCGCTTGACCAGACGCTCCAGGTTGACGGTAACCGGCAGCTTGAACTGGATATAGATGCCGGAGCTGTCCGCAGAGGCTTCGATTAAGCCGTCTGTATTATGCCGCCCGAGTGCTTCGTATACCGCGCGGATTCTTTTGGCATACATAGCCTTAATCTTATGCCTGTGATGCCCGTACATCCCGTTCTTGATGTATACCTCAAGCGCGGCCTGCGACAGCAGCGAGGTATCGGTGTAGCCTTTATAGGAGCGGAAGGTCTCCAGCAGCGGCTGCGGTACCACCACCGCACCGAGCCGGAGGCCCGGGAAGATGATTTTGGAGAAGCTTTTGAGATAAATGACATGGGAGGTCTGGTCATACGCATAGATCGGGTCATAACGCCGTCCAATCCCCAGATCCGCCATATAATCATCCTCGGCAATATAGACATCGTATTTGGCTGCCAGTCCGGCAATGGCCTTGCGTTCCTCTGTGCTGTATGTTGTCCCGAGCGGATTGTGATATCTGGGCATCGTATAAAAAAATTTGAATCGCCCGCTGGCGAACTGCTCCTCCAGCTCCTGCAGGTTGATGCCCGCCGCCGAACGTCCGATTCCGCTCACCGGCAGACCCTCAGCCTCCAAATACCGCAGATAGATATCATACCCCGGCTGTTCCACCAGAATCTCCGTCCTGCCGCTGGGAAAAGGCATTCTGGCCAGTATCTCCAGCGCCTGCTGAATCCCCGAGGTAATCAGGATCGACTCCGCCTTGGCGAACACCTGATACTCCGCCAGATGCGACACCAGGGTGCGGCGCAGCGACTCCAGCCCCAGCGCATCGCCATAGGTAAACAGATGGTATTTGTACTGGTCAATCGCCTTATTGAGACAATGCTGGAAGTCCAGGTACGGAAAGACGTTAAAATCCGGTGAAGCCGAAGCAAAATCAACTGTCCCTTCACTCCCCGCCGCTTCCGAATCCGTAGTCTTGTCCACCATATAATAGCCGCTCTGCGGAATGGAGTAGATCGTATGCGTCCGCTCCAGCTCCCCGTAAGCCTTCAGAATGGTACTGACGCTACAGCCGTAGATTTCTGAAGCACTGCGCACAGACGGCAGCTTGTCTCCCGGGCGGTACTGCCCTTCCTTCATCTGCCTCTCAAGCTCTGTGATCACCTGATGATACTTGTTCATCGCCCGCCTCCGTTCACCGTCATTACTCTGCTATACCGTGTATTCTATCCTATTATTCTTCCCTTATTATATAGGGATCGTAGCAGACTGTACCGGTACAGTTGAGGAAAGCTTGTATTGTTGGTGTACGCCTTTTCCTTTAATTTTAAAGTAATAGATCGAATGTTTACAGCATCCAATCTTCACTAACCTACAAGGAGATGTACCCATGCACAAACAAGGACTCAAGCTGGCCTACAGCTTCGCCGTACTCAATGCGGTCATTATCGGCTTCTCCTTCCTGTTCACCAAAGTAGCTCTGGCACATGCCGGGCCGCTCGACACGCTAACCTTCCGGTTCGCTGCCTCTTTTGCCGTCATGTCGGTTCCGGTCGCCCTCGGCTGGGTCAAGGTTTCCTACCGGGGCAAGCCGATTGGCCGGGCCCTGCTGCTCGCCGCGATGTACCCGCTCGGCTTCTTCACCCTGCAGGTCTTCGGACTTCAGCGCGCCACCTCAGCCGAGGGAGGCATCCTCTATTCGTTCACTCCGGTGGTGACGATGATCATCGCCGCGATTTTCCTGAAGGAGAAGACCACCCTGCTGCAAAAGCTGTGCATCTTCCTCTCGGTATTCGGCGTGGTATTCATCTTCGTCATGAAGGGGAGCGGCATTCAGCTGTCCAATATGACCGGGATTGTGCTGTTGTTCATGACTTGTCTCGCTTTTGCCGGATACAGCGTGCTGGCCCGCTCCCTCTCCAGCCACTTCAGCCCCGCTGAGCTCAGCTACCTGATGATGGGGGTCGGCTTCGCCACCTTCCTGATCATCTCGCTTACCGGACATACAGTCAGCGGGACGCTTGGGGATTTCCTGAATCCGCTGGGAAGTGCAACGTTTGTCCTGTCCGCCGTATATCTGGGGGTGGTCGCCTCGCTGGTCACAACCCTGACTTCAACCTATATTTTATCCAAAATCGAGGCCTCACTTATGAGCGTCTTCACCAACCTCTCCACCATCGTATCCATTGCAGCCGGAGCGATCTTTCTGGGTGAGCAGATCACGGTCTATCACTGGATCGGATCAATCCTGATCATTGCCGGGGTCATTGGCACGAACCTGCTGGGCCGGAAAAAGACCGCTGCGGCTTCCGCAGCAGCGGGCAAATAGAGCAAGGATATACGGAATAGGTCTATATAAGGCGCATATTCCGGCGTTCGCCGCCCTCCGCTGCTTATAAAAAATAAAGAATCGCCGGCAGATGCTCGCCGGCGATTCTTTGAGTTGCGCCCTTCCGTCCGTCCGGATGACCCGGCTGCGGCAGACCGCATAATTCTTACAGCTTGACGCGCTGTAACCGCAGCGCGTTCAGTACCACCGATACCGAGCTGAAGGCCATCGCAGCTCCGGCCAGCCAAGGGGCCAGGAAGCCGAGCGCCGCAATCGGGATGCCGAGCGTATTGTAGGCCAGCGCCCAGAACAGATTCTGCCTGATATTGCGCATGGTCTTGCGGCTCATCAGGATCGCATCCGGGATACTCATCAGATCGCCGCGCATCAGCGTAATATCCGCCGCCTCCATCGCCACATCCGTGCCGGTGCCAATCGCCATGCCCGTATCCGCGGTCGCCAGCGCCGGAGCATCGTTGATGCCGTCGCCGACCATAGCCACCTTGACCCCGCCGCTCTGGAGCCTGCGGATCTCTTCCGCCTTGCCCTCGGGCAGCACCTCCGCCAGAACCGTGCGGATGCCCGCCTGATCCGCAATCGCCTGAGCCGTAATTTTGTTGTCTCCGGTAATCATGACAACTTCGATGCCCATGGCATGCAGCCGGGCTACCGCCTCGCGGGAGGTCTCCTTGATGGTGTCAGCCACAGCAATCACTCCCGCTACCGCATCCTCCACAGCTACCAGCATCGCTGTTTTGCCTTCCTGCTCCAGCCTGGTCATGATCCCTGTCCACGGCCCGATATCCAGCCCGTTCTCCACCATCATCCGCCGTGTGCCTACGCTTACCTTCTGGCCGTCCACTACCGCCGACACCCCGCGTCCCGGTACCGCCTCGAACTGGCCCGCAGGCGGCAGGTCGATCCCTCTGCCCTGTGCTCCGGCCACAATGGCCTCCGCCAGTGGATGCTCCGAGAGCTTCTCCGCAGCCGCTGTTATGGCCAGCAGCCGGTTCTCGCCAAGCACCCCGCCTTGCGAAGTTGTTGCTGTAGTCGCTGCGATATCGGTCAGCACCGGCTTGCCGTTGGTCACGGTCCCGGTTTTATCCACGACCACTACCTTCACGCCCTGCGCAGCTTCCAGATGCTCCCCGCCCTTGAACAGGATGCCGAACTCGGCGGCCCGGCCGGACCCGGCCATAATCGAGGTTGGTGTCGCCAGTCCCAGTGCGCATGGACAGGCGATGACAAGCACCGCAATGGCTTTTTCCAGGGCTTCCGCGAACTGCCCCGGCGCTCCCCAGATATACCAGACCCCGAAGGTTACGATAGCAATACCGACCACAATCGGCACGAAGATCCCGGAGATGACATCGGCAATCCGCTGGATCGGCGCCTTCGAGCCCTGCGCCTCCTCCACGACTCTGATAATCTGTGCCAGCGCCGTATCACGGCCGACCTTGCGGGCTTTGACCCGCAGCATTCCGTTCTTGTTCAGCGTAGCTCCGATAACGGAATCCCCAGGCTTCTTCTCCACCGGGATACTCTCGCCTGTGAGCATGGATTCATCAACGGAGGACAGCCCCTCCACGACTTCACCGTCTACAGGCACCTTGGTGCCCGGCTTCACCAGCACAATATCGCCGATCACTACATCCTCGACGGGAATACTCAGCTCTGCACCGTCCCGCAGCACCAGCGCAGTCTTGGCCTGCAGCCCCATCAGGCTGCGGATCGCATCCGATGAACGCCCCTTCGCCAGCGCCTCGAACCACTTGCCTACGAGAATTAACGTGATCAGAACCGCACTGGTCTCGAAGTACAGCTCCACGGTGTGGTGCATCCCGCTCATTTTCAGCGAATCAATCGTCAGGTATAAGCTGTAGAAATACGCCGCCGAGGTGCCCAGCACCACCAGCACATCCATGTTGGCACTGCCGTTCTTCAGCGCCTTATAGGCGCTGACATAGAACTGCCAGCCGATCACGAACTGAACCGGGGTCGCCAGCACAAGCTGGAACCAGGGATTCATGAATAGCTCAGGCGTCCAGATCCAGGTTGTGAACGAGAAGTGGCCCGCCATGGCCCAGAGCAGCGGTAGGGACAACAACGCAGAGATCATCCACTTATTCCGCTTGCGTGTAATCTCTTCACTGCGCTGCTCCGCGATATCCTTCCGTTCCTGCTTAAGTGACGCCTTATAGCCGATGCTGCTCACCTTATCCATAATCCCGGCTGGACTGACATTGGCCGGCGAATATTCCACATGCGCAGTCTCCAGCGCCAGGTTGACATTCACAGCCGCGATCCCCGGCATCCGTCCCAGCACCTTCTCAATGCGCGCCGAGCAGGCGGCACAGGTCATGCCGGTAATATCGAAATCCGCCGACTCCTTCAGCGTATCATAGCCCAGAGAGCGGATCTTCTCCTCCATTTGCGCCACATCTGCAACTGCCGGATCGAAGCCCACTGTAGCCTGCTCCAGCGCCAGATTGACATTCGCCCGGGATACCCCCTCCATGCGGGACAAGCCCTTCTCAATCCGCGTCGCACAAGCAGAGCAGGTCATGCCGGTAATTTGCAGCGTGGTCTGCTGCGGGGCGGACTCTGCACTCTTTTCCATCCTCATGCACCTCCATATACCCCTATGGGGTATATTTATTTTGAAAAGAAAAGGCATTGGCGCCCGGCCCTGTACCCCAGGGTTCCCTGCTCCAAGCCCTTATATTACAACCCTTAGCTCACACTACGTCGTAGCCCTGATCTTCAATAGCGGCCTTGATCTTATCCAGGCTTACTGTATTCTCATCAAATTCAACCGCCACCGTCTTCGCCGGCAGATCCACCTTCGCCGCAGCGCCTACACCACTAACAGCCTTCTCTACAGCACTTACACAATGACCGCAGGACATTCCTTCAACATTCAGTGTTACATTCGACATTTGAATAACCTCCTAATTGTTGTTGGTATACGCATAATTTGTGTTCATATTCGACAGCCAGCTATATAGATTTTGATACGCGAGGAAGGGATGGCTGTGCTTGATTGTACTTTGTACAACAGATACCGGATAAATCAGCCTCCAAATCAAATCTATTGTATTTTGTACATTAGATTTTCAACTTTTAGGCACTTTAACCTTATTTCCCTGATTTCAATTGTACGAAATACAATAGAATAGGTATTTGGATTGTTTAGCAGGAATTCTATTGCACTAAGTACAATCAGACCTTTGTTTGTCTCTTCTTCCTCACCACAGCCTGGAGAACTTGAACTATTCCCTACAAAGATGATAGTAACGGAGGGGAATTTTGAAACTGTAGGAGCGCCAGCGACCGCCTTTGTCCTCGGATTTCTACCGCTATGGCGGTATCAATCATGAAATCCGTGGACAACAGCGGCCGAAAGTTCAACAATCACCGCAGTTACGTCCTCATATTTGTACTTTTGATTCTCACAGTTCCATTTCTCCAGGCCCAACCCTTATTTCATCAGCTTGTTCACCGTAACCAGCAGCTCGTCAATCACCTCATGCTCACCGGCTTCGATCCGTTCGATAATACAGCTCTTCATATGGCCTTCAAGCAGCAGCTTGCCGACACTGTTCAGGGCCGCCTGCACCGCCGCCAGCTGATTCAGCACATCATCGCAGTAGGTATCCCGTTCAATCATGCCTTTCACTCCGCGGATCTGCCCTTCAATCCGGTTCAGCCGGGTCGTCAGCCCATTCTTGAATTCCGGGGAATGATGACTCTTGCGGTCGCCGGAAGCAGAAGAATGGCAGGCTTCGGCACAATCTTGTCCGGCAGGGTTCTTCTCATTTGTTGACACAGGAATCAGCCTCCTTATGTACCAATATAATATACCCCCCATGGGTATGTCAAGACCTTAGCGGACAAGTGCTCTCCACCCTCCTTTAGAGTACTTTGCCCTATTGTAGCTGGAATAAAGGTCCGGCCGATAAGGAATACCAAGTACACGCTTGCAAGTTCCCAAGCAGATCCCAACCCGTCTGTCCTCCTGAAAAAAACAATTGCCACCCTATTCAAATTTGAATATAATAAGATTCCATTGAATTTTAAACATAAAGGAGCTTAACATGCACACCAAAGAAAGTAATCTCAAGCTCGTCATTGTCGGACTGCTGCTCGGTATTCTGATGTCGGCCATGGATAATACCATTGTTGCCGCAGCTATGGGCACGATTGTGTCCGATCTTGGAGGACTGGATAAAATCGTCTGGGTCACCTCTGCTTATATGGTCATGGTTATGGCCGGCACCCCGATCTTCGGCAAACTGTCGGATATGTACGGGCGCAAGCGGTTTTTCATCTTCGGGCTTATCGTGTTCCTGATTGGCTCCGCCCTGTGCGGAACGTCGGCGAGCATTACCCAGCTCAGTATTTACCGTGCGATTCAAGGGATTGGCGGCGGTGCACTGATGCCGATTGCCTTCACGATTGTCTTCGACATCTTCCCGCCTGAGAAAAGAGGCAAGCTCACCGGACTCTTCGGCGCTGTCTTCGGGATCTCCAGTGTGATTGGGCCTCTGCTTGGTGCTTATATCACCGAATATATGAGCTGGCACTGGATTTTCTATATTAACCTGCCCATCGGGATTGTCTCGTTCTTCCTTATTATGACCTCCTACAAGGAATCCATATCGCATTCCAAGCAGCGGATTGACTGGGGCGGCGCTTTCACCCTGGTGGCAGGGATTATCTGCCTGATGTTCGCCCTGGAGCTTGGCGGTAACCAGTGTGCCTGGGATTCTCTGGTCATTCTCGGCTTGTTCGCTGCGTTCGCCGTGCTTCTAATCGCCTTCATTGTCATTGAAAAAATCGCGGCAGAGCCGGTCATCTCCTTCGCCATGTTCCGCCAGCGCCTGTTCGCAACCAGCAGTATCCTGGGGCTGTTCTATGGTTCGGCATTCATCGTAGCCACGGTATATATCCCGATCTACGTCCAGGGGGTATACGGCGGCTCGGCCACCAACTCCGGCCTGATTCTGATGCCGATGATGATCGGTACCGTAATCGGCAGCCAGTCCGGCGGTCTGCTTACCACCAAAACGAGCTTCCGCAACATCATGCTGCTGTCAGCAGTCTGCTTCGTGGGCGGGATCTACTCCCTCAGCACCTTGACCCCGGAGACCTCCCGGATGGCGCTTAATACCTTCATGGCCCTGACCGGCTTCGGAGTCGGCTTCTCCTTTTCCGTGCTCAGCCTGTCTTCGATCCAGCATTTCGACATGCGCCAGCGCGGCTCGGCAACGTCCACCAGTACCTTCATGCGCTCGCTCGGGATGACGCTGGGAATAACGATCTTCGGCATAATCCAGCGTAACCGCTTCGCCTCCGAGCTTAGTACAGCCTTCGGAGACAGCGGCCAGGCCGCTTCCTTCGGCGACCCGCGTTCCGCGTTGACGCCCGAGGCCAGAGCGCAGATTCCGCCGCCTGTCCTGGAGAAGATTACGAATTCACTGTCTTCGTCAATCTCGCATACCTTCTTGTGGGCCATCGTTCCGGCGGTGCTT
The sequence above is a segment of the Paenibacillus sp. FSL R7-0204 genome. Coding sequences within it:
- a CDS encoding MDR family MFS transporter — its product is MHTKESNLKLVIVGLLLGILMSAMDNTIVAAAMGTIVSDLGGLDKIVWVTSAYMVMVMAGTPIFGKLSDMYGRKRFFIFGLIVFLIGSALCGTSASITQLSIYRAIQGIGGGALMPIAFTIVFDIFPPEKRGKLTGLFGAVFGISSVIGPLLGAYITEYMSWHWIFYINLPIGIVSFFLIMTSYKESISHSKQRIDWGGAFTLVAGIICLMFALELGGNQCAWDSLVILGLFAAFAVLLIAFIVIEKIAAEPVISFAMFRQRLFATSSILGLFYGSAFIVATVYIPIYVQGVYGGSATNSGLILMPMMIGTVIGSQSGGLLTTKTSFRNIMLLSAVCFVGGIYSLSTLTPETSRMALNTFMALTGFGVGFSFSVLSLSSIQHFDMRQRGSATSTSTFMRSLGMTLGITIFGIIQRNRFASELSTAFGDSGQAASFGDPRSALTPEARAQIPPPVLEKITNSLSSSISHTFLWAIVPAVLTVVFVLLMPKDRLLPQGSQHGANQGQR